The following proteins are co-located in the Fluviicola sp. genome:
- a CDS encoding choice-of-anchor J domain-containing protein produces the protein MKTRILKTAALCGLLALGSVSNAYSQAYTENFDNVANLTTNGWYQQNNSTTIGTNPNWIQGVATPTGPFDAYNGAATAYICANYNSTTGANTISNWLVTPNRTLRNGDVFTFYTRRPTANPTEYPDRLEVRLSTNGASTNVGTGSAGLGDFTTLLLSVNPSLVTNVYPAVWTQFTITISGLPAPTSGRIAFRYYVTNGGPTGTNSDFVGIDNVVYTPYTCPAFTVSPTSVAGGVAGTAYSQSLSQTGALGTPNFAVTAGALPPGLTLSASGTISGTPTATGTFNFTVTVSDNSGCSGSQAYSLTTVCPANPITFSPAPALCSNSSAYTLVEGSPAGGSYSGTGVSGGTFSPASGTQTVTYDLTDAYGCAHSSNYTVTVNNAPAVTQSAIAAVCDNAGMVALTGGSPAGGTYSGTGVTAGNFDPMAGTQTVTYTYTDGNGCTNSASAMITVNTAPVVSQSAISAVCSNSGTLALTGGSPAGGTYSGTGVSGSDFDPSAGTQTITYMFMDANGCMDNASTTITVNAAPTVTQSAISAVCSNDGTVPLSGGSPAGGTYSGTGVTGTNFDPAAGTQTITYTFTDGNGCTDDASTTITVNTAPTVGFTSPVSNMCVNHAPLTLSGGTPAGGTYSGTAVTGGVFNPATAGAGNHVITYTFTDANGCDGQATFTINVSTCLGLAENGQEFGLEVYPNPTTGLFTASVSSGKEFSVINVVNVQGKEVVFGASKSSATTTAIDLSGQVPGLYFVNGIVDGQRFIFRIQKQ, from the coding sequence ATGAAAACACGAATTTTAAAAACAGCTGCTTTGTGCGGCTTATTGGCTTTGGGGTCAGTTTCCAATGCTTATTCCCAGGCTTATACGGAAAATTTTGACAATGTGGCCAACCTGACAACAAATGGTTGGTACCAGCAAAATAACAGTACAACCATTGGTACTAACCCGAACTGGATTCAGGGTGTTGCAACACCGACCGGGCCTTTTGATGCGTACAACGGTGCCGCAACTGCATACATTTGTGCAAACTATAACAGTACGACCGGTGCAAACACAATCAGCAACTGGTTGGTAACTCCAAACAGAACGCTTAGAAACGGAGACGTGTTTACGTTCTATACCAGAAGGCCAACTGCAAACCCAACGGAATATCCGGATCGTTTGGAAGTGCGTTTGAGTACCAACGGTGCAAGTACCAATGTTGGAACAGGATCTGCCGGTTTGGGAGATTTTACAACACTTCTATTGAGTGTGAACCCTTCCCTGGTTACAAACGTTTATCCGGCAGTTTGGACACAATTTACCATTACCATTTCAGGGCTTCCTGCACCGACTTCGGGTCGTATCGCTTTCCGTTATTACGTAACCAACGGAGGGCCTACAGGTACAAATTCTGATTTTGTAGGTATTGATAACGTGGTGTACACACCATATACTTGTCCGGCATTTACAGTTTCCCCGACATCAGTGGCGGGAGGAGTAGCAGGCACGGCTTATTCTCAATCGTTATCTCAGACGGGAGCTTTGGGAACACCGAACTTTGCGGTTACTGCAGGAGCACTTCCTCCGGGATTAACGTTGTCGGCAAGCGGAACAATTTCCGGAACACCTACAGCAACCGGAACATTCAACTTCACGGTTACCGTTAGTGATAACAGCGGATGTTCAGGTTCACAGGCGTATTCCCTTACAACAGTTTGTCCTGCAAATCCGATTACTTTTTCACCGGCCCCGGCCTTGTGTAGTAACAGTTCTGCTTATACATTGGTAGAAGGTTCGCCGGCCGGAGGATCGTATTCCGGAACCGGGGTTTCGGGAGGGACTTTTAGTCCAGCGTCCGGAACGCAAACCGTTACTTACGATTTAACAGATGCTTACGGTTGTGCGCACAGTTCGAATTACACCGTTACGGTAAACAATGCTCCGGCAGTTACTCAAAGCGCTATTGCTGCAGTTTGTGACAACGCGGGAATGGTTGCGTTGACAGGTGGAAGCCCGGCAGGAGGAACATATAGCGGCACCGGAGTAACAGCAGGAAACTTTGATCCGATGGCGGGAACTCAAACCGTTACTTATACTTACACAGATGGAAACGGTTGTACAAACAGTGCATCCGCTATGATTACGGTAAATACAGCTCCGGTAGTTTCTCAAAGTGCAATTTCAGCAGTATGCAGCAATTCCGGGACATTGGCTTTGACAGGCGGAAGCCCGGCGGGAGGAACTTACAGTGGAACAGGAGTTTCCGGATCTGATTTCGATCCTTCGGCAGGAACTCAAACGATCACTTACATGTTTATGGATGCAAACGGATGTATGGACAATGCTTCGACAACCATTACCGTAAATGCAGCTCCAACTGTTACGCAAAGCGCTATTTCGGCGGTGTGCAGCAACGATGGTACAGTCCCATTATCAGGAGGAAGCCCGGCGGGTGGAACTTATAGCGGAACAGGGGTTACAGGTACTAATTTTGATCCTGCAGCAGGAACACAAACAATTACCTATACATTCACGGATGGAAACGGATGTACGGACGATGCTTCAACGACTATTACAGTAAATACTGCTCCGACAGTCGGATTTACATCCCCGGTTTCGAATATGTGTGTGAACCACGCGCCATTGACACTTTCGGGTGGAACACCGGCGGGCGGAACGTATTCCGGAACAGCAGTTACCGGAGGAGTTTTCAATCCTGCAACAGCAGGAGCAGGAAATCACGTGATTACTTATACTTTTACAGATGCTAACGGCTGTGATGGTCAGGCAACTTTTACCATCAATGTAAGCACTTGCCTGGGACTTGCTGAAAACGGGCAGGAATTCGGTTTGGAAGTATATCCGAATCCGACAACCGGTCTATTTACGGCAAGCGTATCCTCCGGAAAAGAGTTCTCGGTTATCAATGTGGTGAATGTTCAGGGGAAAGAAGTTGTATTCGGAGCTTCCAAATCTTCCGCTACAACAACAGCAATTGATTTATCCGGCCAGGTTCCGGGACTTTACTTTGTAAACGGAATAGTTGACGGTCAGCGCTTCATTTTCAGAATTCAAAAGCAATAG
- a CDS encoding choice-of-anchor J domain-containing protein, with protein sequence MKTRILKIAALSGFLTLGLVSLSHAQSFSESFNDITTLAGSGWATTNASVAVGSTGWFQGNATSAGGPFDSYNGAANAYIGANYNNTGNVGTISNWLMTPNRTFRNGDVLTFYTRKPSPDNYADRLEVRLSTNGASTSVGTGSGVGDYTTLLLSINPSLTLGVYPTTWTMYTVTISGLPAPTSGRIAFRYFVTSAGLSGTNSDYIGIDQVDYTPYVCPAFTMTAGGALTGGSAGNAYTNTLTQTGALGAPNFAVTSGALPPGLTLAANGTISGTPTATGTFNFTATVSDASGCSGSQAYSLTIVCPASPISFSPAPSLCTNGSAYVLMEGSPAGGSYSGTGVSGGQFDPAAGTQTITYDLTDAYGCAHSANYNITVNMAPIVSQGPIPAACDNAGMVTLINGIPGGGVYSGTGVSGGQFDPAAGTQTVTYTYTDANGCSNTASTVVTVNTSPAVTQSAIDAVCINSGTLALTGGSPAGGTYSGTGVNGSNFDPTAETQTVTYTYTDANGCSNSASTTIVVNAAPMVSQSLISPVCANSGALALTGGSPAGGIYSGTGVTGSDFDPTAGTQTVTYTYTDANGCMDDASTTITVNPEPVVTFNSPVSNLCLNHDPLTLSGGMPAGGTYSGAGVSGGVMDPVTAGAGNHVITYSFTDANGCDGEATFTINVSGCLGLAENGQDFGLNIYPNPTTGKFTASTVSGSECSIVSVMDVQGKEIPFGSSVSAAASVEVDLSSQVPGIYFVKGLVNGEHFIFRVQKQ encoded by the coding sequence ATGAAAACACGAATTTTAAAAATAGCTGCATTAAGCGGTTTTCTTACTTTGGGATTGGTTTCGCTATCCCATGCACAATCCTTTTCGGAAAGTTTTAATGACATTACGACCCTTGCAGGAAGCGGATGGGCAACAACCAATGCCAGCGTTGCAGTTGGTTCCACAGGTTGGTTCCAGGGTAATGCGACATCTGCCGGCGGACCGTTTGATTCTTACAACGGTGCTGCAAATGCATACATCGGAGCAAACTATAATAATACAGGGAACGTCGGAACGATCAGCAACTGGTTAATGACTCCGAACCGTACTTTCAGAAACGGTGACGTTCTTACATTCTATACCCGTAAACCTTCCCCGGATAACTATGCAGATCGTTTGGAAGTACGTTTGAGTACCAACGGTGCAAGTACCAGTGTCGGAACAGGATCAGGAGTCGGGGATTACACAACATTATTGTTGAGTATCAATCCGAGCCTTACCCTGGGAGTTTATCCGACAACCTGGACGATGTATACGGTCACTATTTCCGGTTTGCCGGCACCAACTTCCGGTCGTATCGCATTCCGTTATTTCGTTACAAGCGCAGGTCTTTCAGGAACAAACTCGGATTACATCGGGATTGACCAGGTAGACTATACACCGTATGTTTGTCCGGCATTTACAATGACAGCCGGAGGAGCTTTGACAGGTGGATCGGCCGGGAATGCTTATACGAACACATTGACGCAAACGGGAGCGCTTGGAGCACCAAACTTTGCAGTTACTTCGGGTGCCCTTCCTCCGGGATTGACATTGGCTGCAAACGGAACGATTTCCGGAACACCTACGGCAACAGGAACATTTAACTTCACCGCAACAGTAAGTGATGCAAGCGGATGTTCCGGATCACAAGCCTATTCTTTGACCATTGTTTGTCCTGCCAGCCCGATTTCTTTTTCGCCTGCACCGTCATTATGTACGAACGGATCTGCTTATGTCTTAATGGAAGGAAGTCCTGCAGGAGGATCGTATTCCGGAACGGGAGTCAGCGGAGGTCAATTTGATCCTGCAGCCGGAACACAAACCATTACCTATGATTTAACGGATGCTTACGGTTGTGCACACAGTGCAAATTATAACATCACGGTAAATATGGCACCAATCGTTTCCCAGGGACCAATTCCTGCTGCTTGTGATAATGCGGGAATGGTAACCTTGATCAATGGAATCCCGGGTGGCGGAGTTTACAGCGGAACAGGAGTTTCAGGAGGTCAGTTCGATCCTGCAGCCGGAACACAAACCGTAACTTATACTTATACGGACGCAAATGGTTGTTCGAATACTGCTTCAACAGTGGTTACCGTAAATACATCTCCTGCTGTTACACAAAGTGCGATCGATGCGGTGTGTATCAATTCGGGAACTTTGGCTCTTACAGGTGGAAGCCCGGCAGGAGGAACTTACAGTGGAACAGGAGTTAACGGAAGTAACTTTGATCCTACAGCTGAAACGCAAACCGTAACTTATACTTATACAGATGCAAACGGTTGTTCCAACTCTGCGTCCACAACAATCGTTGTCAATGCTGCTCCGATGGTATCTCAAAGCCTTATTTCTCCGGTATGTGCGAATTCCGGAGCTTTGGCTCTTACAGGAGGAAGTCCGGCAGGAGGAATTTACAGCGGAACAGGAGTTACCGGATCTGATTTCGATCCGACAGCAGGAACGCAAACAGTAACTTATACTTACACGGACGCGAACGGATGTATGGATGATGCATCAACAACTATTACCGTAAACCCTGAGCCGGTTGTTACATTTAATTCCCCGGTTTCAAATCTGTGTTTGAATCATGATCCGTTGACACTTTCAGGAGGAATGCCTGCGGGGGGAACATACAGTGGAGCAGGAGTAAGCGGTGGAGTAATGGACCCGGTAACTGCCGGAGCCGGAAATCACGTGATTACTTATTCTTTTACAGATGCTAACGGATGCGACGGTGAAGCAACATTTACGATCAATGTAAGCGGATGTTTGGGACTTGCTGAAAACGGACAGGACTTCGGTTTGAATATCTACCCGAACCCGACAACAGGTAAGTTTACTGCAAGCACAGTTTCAGGATCTGAATGCTCTATTGTAAGCGTGATGGACGTTCAGGGGAAAGAAATTCCGTTCGGATCCTCTGTGTCTGCAGCTGCTTCAGTAGAAGTAGATCTTTCCAGCCAGGTACCTGGAATTTACTTCGTTAAAGGATTGGTAAACGGAGAACATTTTATCTTCCGCGTACAGAAACAATAA